One part of the bacterium genome encodes these proteins:
- a CDS encoding WD40 repeat domain-containing protein: MSIDPDVVGVRILMIIVEGDAVIQVPHREDLLHRISKLDFLKNESFKRSQIGLSLVIVLAFGTAFLAYGVAYNESDTRGVTAVAYSPDGKLLATVNGSINIIQTSDGNVLKTLPVKNVISIAFSNDGHTLAAGIRNSSKNIKLLDVDSGRLINTFECASSDVSTIAFAPNGLSLATGSSDGTTRLWRIPSGELVNANKICCPVNGITFAPNGKKFATCSGNSNHSGEVRFWNTSNGRLMRSLIGHNRCILSLAFSPDGNVIASGGLDEVVNLWRINDLKLLASMKTVCAVKSIAFSPNGQQLAIGGGKKSEGFIQLWSVPNGNLLRSEIVDSRTIKWVGYSPKGESLVSASEDAPSSTDNTRHPLAIWRVSDWKLVKSYGF; the protein is encoded by the coding sequence TTGAGCATTGACCCTGATGTCGTAGGCGTTCGTATTCTTATGATTATTGTTGAAGGGGATGCAGTTATTCAGGTGCCCCATCGGGAGGATCTATTGCACCGCATTTCGAAACTTGACTTTCTCAAAAATGAATCCTTCAAACGGTCCCAAATAGGGCTTTCTCTTGTCATCGTTTTAGCTTTTGGTACCGCTTTTTTAGCTTATGGAGTGGCATACAATGAGTCGGATACCCGAGGGGTTACTGCTGTTGCTTACTCACCAGATGGCAAACTGTTGGCAACTGTCAATGGAAGCATCAATATTATTCAGACTTCAGATGGCAATGTTCTAAAAACCCTCCCCGTTAAAAATGTAATAAGCATTGCCTTTTCAAACGATGGCCATACATTAGCTGCCGGAATACGAAATTCGAGCAAGAACATCAAGTTGTTGGATGTTGACAGCGGAAGACTGATTAATACCTTTGAATGCGCCTCATCAGATGTTTCAACCATTGCATTTGCTCCGAACGGACTTTCATTAGCCACAGGAAGTAGTGATGGGACAACCCGTTTATGGCGTATACCTAGCGGCGAACTTGTGAACGCCAATAAAATCTGCTGCCCTGTCAACGGGATAACATTTGCGCCCAATGGAAAAAAGTTTGCTACATGCAGTGGAAACTCAAATCACTCCGGCGAGGTTCGCTTCTGGAACACTTCAAACGGGCGGCTAATGAGGTCGCTTATCGGCCACAACCGATGCATACTTTCTCTCGCCTTTTCGCCTGATGGCAATGTGATTGCGAGCGGTGGTCTAGATGAAGTTGTAAACCTATGGCGGATTAACGATCTCAAGCTATTAGCATCCATGAAAACAGTATGCGCCGTTAAGTCAATTGCATTCTCTCCGAATGGCCAACAACTAGCTATCGGAGGCGGGAAAAAGAGCGAAGGTTTCATTCAGTTATGGTCAGTCCCAAATGGCAACTTACTTCGAAGCGAAATAGTGGATTCGAGGACAATAAAATGGGTTGGTTATTCTCCTAAAGGAGAATCATTAGTATCAGCTTCAGAAGATGCCCCTTCCTCTACTGATAATACTCGCCATCCTTTAGCTATTTGGCGTGTATCTGATTGGAAATTAGTTAAATCTTATGGTTTTTAA
- a CDS encoding ankyrin repeat domain-containing protein: MPEKIDAGIDVIEGGATYSSSNAAFGMLKGKNMRTPGRKGLDPEQSEGMTPLHWAVLSVENERVRKLINHGADVNAENVFGYTPLHISMLNGNIEAAVLLLEKGADVGAIDHLGTTPLHLAARRGMREAVEMLISKGADPRAEDNLGLTPIRWSHEDITDLLNGTGK, from the coding sequence TTGCCTGAGAAAATTGATGCTGGTATTGATGTTATTGAAGGCGGCGCGACTTATTCTTCTTCTAACGCCGCTTTTGGAATGTTAAAAGGTAAGAATATGAGAACACCCGGACGCAAAGGCCTAGATCCCGAACAATCTGAGGGGATGACTCCACTTCATTGGGCTGTGCTATCAGTTGAAAACGAACGAGTGCGAAAACTTATCAACCACGGCGCAGATGTCAACGCTGAGAACGTTTTCGGATACACTCCTTTACACATATCCATGCTAAACGGCAATATCGAAGCCGCAGTATTATTATTAGAAAAGGGCGCCGATGTCGGCGCAATCGATCACTTAGGAACAACACCTCTTCATCTAGCTGCCAGACGTGGAATGCGTGAAGCAGTTGAGATGCTTATTTCTAAAGGAGCTGATCCTAGAGCTGAAGATAATCTTGGCCTAACTCCCATAAGATGGTCTCATGAAGATATTACCGATCTGTTGAATGGTACGGGGAAATAA
- a CDS encoding sugar phosphate isomerase/epimerase yields the protein MNDGIILSVFTKPWTMPLPELGKFVSDIGFGGIELPVRPDYQVEPDNVVKGLSEAAKVLGDFGVKITSIAGEQTEAMMEGCANAGVPVIRICVGVGPDGYMATEKRLQNEFDALVPKLAQWGVTLGVQNHSGNSVCNAMGLRHLIEKYDPKQIAAIWCAGHNALKGEDPEIAIDIVWDMLSMVFLKNAIYVRENGPEAEVAEYYSFWTSGRQGLSNWPKIIAELKRRNYKGCINLNAEYSDDKSVVRLVKEDIAFVKELLCQ from the coding sequence ATGAACGATGGAATAATACTTTCTGTTTTTACAAAGCCGTGGACAATGCCCCTGCCCGAACTAGGTAAGTTCGTGAGCGACATTGGTTTTGGCGGCATCGAACTGCCGGTACGTCCTGACTATCAGGTTGAACCTGATAATGTCGTAAAGGGTCTATCGGAAGCCGCTAAAGTACTTGGCGACTTTGGGGTTAAAATAACAAGTATCGCCGGCGAGCAGACCGAAGCTATGATGGAAGGCTGCGCGAATGCGGGAGTGCCTGTTATTCGAATTTGTGTCGGCGTTGGCCCCGATGGTTATATGGCAACGGAGAAGAGACTTCAAAACGAATTCGATGCCTTAGTTCCTAAACTTGCTCAGTGGGGTGTGACCCTTGGAGTTCAAAACCACAGCGGTAACTCTGTATGCAACGCGATGGGTTTACGCCACTTGATTGAGAAATACGATCCAAAACAAATTGCAGCCATCTGGTGCGCTGGTCATAATGCGCTAAAAGGTGAAGACCCCGAGATAGCCATCGATATTGTTTGGGACATGCTCAGTATGGTATTTCTAAAGAATGCCATTTACGTTCGCGAAAATGGACCGGAAGCTGAAGTAGCAGAATATTATTCTTTCTGGACTTCCGGCCGACAGGGTCTCTCGAATTGGCCAAAAATAATTGCTGAGCTTAAAAGACGCAACTATAAAGGATGCATAAACCTCAACGCCGAATACTCGGACGACAAGTCAGTTGTTCGTTTGGTTAAAGAAGATATTGCCTTCGTAAAAGAACTCTTATGTCAGTAA